The Curtobacterium poinsettiae DNA segment TGGGTGGCATCCCGACCAACACCGACGCCGAGGTGCTGTACGACAACACCACCGTCGTCCCCGGCCTCTACGCCGCCGGCGAGTGCGCCTGCGTCTCCGTGCACGGGTCGAACCGCCTCGGCACGAACTCGCTGCTCGACATCAACGTCTTCGGCAAGCGCTCGGGCAACAACGCCGCCGAGTGGGTCAAGACCGCCGAGTTCCTCCCCCTGCCGGAAGACCCGGCTGCCGGCGTCCGCACCATGCTCGACCGGCTCCGTGCTTCCACCGGCACCGAGCGCGTCTCCGCGCTCCGCAAGGAACTGCAGGAGGAGATGGACAAGAACGCGCAGGTCTTCCGCACGGACGAGTCGCTCGCCCGTGTGACCGAGACCCTGCACACGCTCCGCAACCGCTTCATGCAGGTCTCCGTGCAGGACAAGGGCAAGCGGTTCAACACCGACCTGCTCGAGGCCGTCGAGCTCGGGTTCCTGCTCGACCTGGCCGAGGTCGTCGTCTACTCCGCACGCAACCGCAAGGAGAGCCGCGGCGGCCACATGCGCGACGACTACCCGAAGCGCGACGACGAGAACTACATGCAGCACACCATGGCGTACCTGACGGGCGACCCGCACTCGTCCCTCGCCGACGACCACATCACGCTCGACTGGAAGCCCGTCGTCATCACGCGGTACCAGCCGATGGAGAGGAAGTACTGAGATGACCGACACCCTGGTCTCCGAAGCGCGCCGCACCGACACCGTGCAGGACGCCCCTCCCGGATCCTTCTCCGTCACGGTCATCGTCCGTCGCTTCGACCCCGACGTCGACGACGAGCCGCGCTGGCAGGACTTCGACGTCATGATGCTGCCGACCGACCGCATCCTCGACGCCCTGCACAAGATCAAGTGGGAGCAGGACGGGTCCCTGACCTTCCGCCGATCCTGCGCACACGGCGTCTGCGGTTCCGACGCCATGCGGATCAACGGTCGCAACCGACTGGCGTGCAAGACCCTGATCAAGGACCTCGACGTCTCGAAGCCGATCTACGTCGAGGCGATCAAGGGTCTGCCGCTCGAGAAGGACCTCGTCGTCGACATGGAGCCCTTCTTCCAGAGCTACCGCGAGGTCCAGCCGTTCCTGCAGTCGTCCTCAGCCCCGACGCCCGGCAAGGAGCGTGTGCAGTCCGTCGCCGACCGCGCCCGCTTCGACGACACCACGAAGTGCATCCTCTGCGCCGCGTGCACGTCGTCCTGCCCGGTGTTCTGGACCGACGGGCAGTACTTCGGTCCCGCCGCGATCGTGAACGCCCACCGCTTCATCTTCGACTCCCGCGATGACGCCGCGGACGTCCGCCTCGACATCCTCAACGACAAGGAAGGCGTCTGGCGCTGCCGCACGACCTTCAACTGCACCGACGCGTGCCCGCGCGGCATCCAGGTCACGAAGGCGATCTCCGAGGTCAAGCAGGCGATCATGCGGGGCCGGGCGTAGTCCCGGCTCCGTCCGAGGCCCAGCACCACGCCGACCGATAGGCTCCCGACCATGACGTTCGCGGACACCCGCCCCATCCTCGACCAGCTCGGCTACACGACCCGGTACGTGCAGCTCCCCGGCGAGACCCTGCACGAACCGCCGGTCGAGGGAGCGCTCCGCGTCGTCCAGACCGACGCCTCCGGCTACGCACTCGAGGTCGTCGACTACGGCACGGCTCGTCGTCTCGCGCAGGCCACGGGTGAGGACGACGCGGTCGAGATGCTGCGCCGGTTCCTGAACCGTCCGTTCCCGGAACCGCGTGACATCCCCCGCCACGAGCTCGACGGGCTCCGCGACCGCGCAGCGTCGACCTACCCGCAGCTCGCGCAGCAGGTCGCGCAGGCCGGCGAGCAGGGGCTGACCATCCAGATCCCGGCCAGTGTGCCCGTCGACCGCATCGGTGGCCCGGACGGCTACCTGCTGCACCCGCTCGATACCCCGCTGCCCAGCCGGTCGCTGCCCCCGCACGTGGCGGCGTCGCCGGAGACCCACCGGTACGTCGTCGACCGGCCGTTCCTGGTGAACGTCCGCTTCGTCCAGCCGTGGTTCGAGCAGCCGGGCGGCGCGCTGCGCTTCCAGATCGCCGACCCTTCGGCCACCGTTCGGGACCTGGTCGTAGACGGTGCGCTCGTCCGTCTCCGGGCGGTCTGAGCTCCGCCGACACACGAACAGCCCGCCCCGCGCTCGATGCGCGGGGCGGGCTGTTCTGGTTCGTGGAGCTAGCGCAGGTCGGGACGGTCGTACTGCGCACCGGCAGGGTTCGACGGCAGGCAGCCGAACACGATCGCAGCTGCGCTGACGAAGAGCGCGATCAACCAGAACGGGCCTGCCAGGTTCGCGTCGTGCACGCGACGCCAACCGAGGGCGATACCCGGCACGATCGTGGCGAGCCACCAGATGAAGTAGAGCGCGAGCAGGACGAAGGCGAACGGCGACGGCGCGCTGCTCCCCGTGGGGTTGCCGTACTCGTCGACGGCGCCACTCGTCCCGACCGTCGCGAAGAGGACGGCGTAGAACCCGCCGAACAGCACGATCGTCACGATGGCGTTGGCGAGCACGAAGTACCAGAACTCGCTCCGGCTGGCGCGGCCGTCGAACCGGGCGTACTT contains these protein-coding regions:
- a CDS encoding TNT domain-containing protein; this encodes MTFADTRPILDQLGYTTRYVQLPGETLHEPPVEGALRVVQTDASGYALEVVDYGTARRLAQATGEDDAVEMLRRFLNRPFPEPRDIPRHELDGLRDRAASTYPQLAQQVAQAGEQGLTIQIPASVPVDRIGGPDGYLLHPLDTPLPSRSLPPHVAASPETHRYVVDRPFLVNVRFVQPWFEQPGGALRFQIADPSATVRDLVVDGALVRLRAV
- a CDS encoding DUF805 domain-containing protein codes for the protein MSNDGTPQWGQPGGDQQQGQPGSGQQPGYGQQPGYGQQPQYGQQPQYGQQPGYGQQPHQQPYAQPYADPYPQFAQPVPLGPDGVPPIWAPWYGIGFLDAFTRFFKKYARFDGRASRSEFWYFVLANAIVTIVLFGGFYAVLFATVGTSGAVDEYGNPTGSSAPSPFAFVLLALYFIWWLATIVPGIALGWRRVHDANLAGPFWLIALFVSAAAIVFGCLPSNPAGAQYDRPDLR
- a CDS encoding succinate dehydrogenase iron-sulfur subunit; the protein is MTDTLVSEARRTDTVQDAPPGSFSVTVIVRRFDPDVDDEPRWQDFDVMMLPTDRILDALHKIKWEQDGSLTFRRSCAHGVCGSDAMRINGRNRLACKTLIKDLDVSKPIYVEAIKGLPLEKDLVVDMEPFFQSYREVQPFLQSSSAPTPGKERVQSVADRARFDDTTKCILCAACTSSCPVFWTDGQYFGPAAIVNAHRFIFDSRDDAADVRLDILNDKEGVWRCRTTFNCTDACPRGIQVTKAISEVKQAIMRGRA